gaatttgaatacaCATATTCTTGATATAAGTTTATATCCCTAATCACAAAAAACTAGTAAAATTACCTAACTTCACTAActgaattttttatatatataatatataattaaacttGTTCCAAGTTCGAAATAGATAGAATATAATGTCATAAATTAAATCTCATATACGGGCTACaacatattattataaattatttttttgtttttttgttttttaaaaaagtttgaagttgaaattaTGGATGATTtggttataattttttcaaataatatttgattttctaaaaaataagacaCGGTTCCAATAaggttatttttatatatatatatataaaaagataatagtaattagaaagtaaaaaatttgaaaaaataaataataaaagtaaaaaggtaaaaaaattgattttctttaattatttttatgattaaatacTGATTTTCGAATAAACAAAAGTAAAtttaagaagagaaaataaaaaaatatcttgacAGAATGGATAGACTCAAATTTTATTACGATAGTTGGTACCAAATATTTGATTGatcaaaatattgaaagtaATGATCCGTAGGTAAATTGAAAGTTCTAATCCttacattaaataataaacattacatttttatcttatatgtaattattttttaattgtattaaaaaggatgaatatttcttaattatttttattaatcggTTTGATAATtcagtatttaaattttttaagttgattcattatttcttttaagtaaaatgttaaatcaatttataaaagaatcaaatcaaactaatatATCGAACTACTTTAGTAAATCATCAAGCTTAAACTTCTTTGCATTTAGATAGTAGCTAGGCTCATGTCAGTAGTAGGATATTCACATAATGCCATGTCCACTTATTATTAgataatcatatttaaaatttaaacgaAAACGTAAAACGTTTATAGTGATTAACGTATCGCTTATAAATGCTATACGACAATTTTAAATCACGTGACATATAAATGGACAATTCAAGTGGAGATGACCTCGAATATACCACTCTAAATTTGGACTATCTGTTGAGAAAGTTGTGAAAATATTGTCGTTCTACATGTgaatgaatattatttttaaatcttaaatattAGGAAATTAAAGtgaattacttttaaaaaaatattttatacaatcAAATCATTTATTAAATAACTACAAATAACCTCTTAATACAATTAAATTGTATGAGTGCATTATCGTTCATCGTTTGTCAGactttttttaacaaaaaatatttagaatttaaatacatttttttctataaattatgTCCTAAATTACTAAAAACTAGCAAAATCACCTAACTTGACGATTTGATAGAATGCAATGGCATATGTTCAATCTCGTATACAGACTACTAcatattacttttttattttatttgagaattttGAGGTTAAGCGAGTATGGTTTAGttataattttaacaaataatattaaaaataaaataaaaatttaaataaggtcatttttatataaaaataatgataataataattaaaaagagaaaatttgaaaaaaattaataatgaaagTGATTGgttaaaaaaatgacttttcatattcttatgattaaatattaatttttgaatcaatcaaaataatttaagaagaGAAACGAAAAGGTATCTTGACCAAATGGAGGGACTAAAATTTCATTATGATAGTTGGTGCTAAATATTTGATATAtcgaatataaaaataatttttacgtaaatacaaaattttagactttatataaaattataaaaattacaattttatgtcatatgtaattgtttcttaaaaattaataatttaacatttaaattgaattaaaaacgATTAATATTCCATAAATATTTTGTTGACCAATATTTGATTTGGTGATtcaatatttaacttttatattggttcattatttattttgagctaaatgttaaataaatttatgaaaaaatccaAATCAAACTAATATATTAAATCACATAAGTAAATCATCAAGTTTAAGGTCTTTGTATTTAGATAGACTGATGTTACTAGGAAGATTTTGAATTCACATAATACCCTTTAATTATAGTACtagataattaaattcaaaatttaaataaaaacgtGAAAAGTTATAGTGATCAATGCGTTGTTTATAAATGCTACACGACAATTCTCAAATAGCGTAACGGATAAGTAGATAATTCAAATAGAGATGAACTCTAACACACCAtcctaaatttaaattatacaacaaaattatgaaattatcgTCGTTCAACACATGAAAAGAtagtattttcaaattttaaatattaaaaaaataaaaatgaaatttactaaaaaaaaccaTTTATTATTAGATAGTTATAAATAACCCCATAATACTATTAAACCTTATTGTATGTCTAAAATTTTTACAATTGCTAGGTAAAATACATTTATGGGTAtgtatattgatatttaattgactatatttttataactaTAACGAGGGTAAAAACCCCCGATAAAAACCATGCGGGTAAAACTAGTTTTTTACCGCAAAGTAGACTCTAGAAGAAGGGTACTGTCGTAAATCTAAGATTTCTACTACCATTTGGTTTGGGTTTTCTCTAACTGCTATTAaagcaaagaagaaaaatactaCTCtcttaacataaacataaaacacACACACCGGAGGAAGAGGAGAGAGAAAGAGGAGAGAGAAAGCTCGGAGGAGAGAGGAAGAGAGAGAAAGCTCGTCTCTCTCTGCTCTGTGAGTTTGTTTTGGTGCAAAATCATCTTCgattgttgtttatcagttATAATAATCTCTAACTTTTATTTGCATTCATTGATTTACAGTGTTTCTGTAGAAAATTTTGATCGattcaatatttgtttatttgttctTTGGGAATAGTAGTCTAACAGATTTTCAAGTATAATAGAGGCACTAATTAGAATCCGTCTTCCAGAGATTTACGGAGAtcacttttgattttttttattccgtacaaagaaaccctagttttgatgATGGCTACACCTACTACTAACCCGGCTCCGGTACATCATTCTCACACCGGAACCGGAACCGGAACCGGCGCCGGTGGTCCCAACAGTCCACAGCAGTCACGGCGATCATCAGCCGCGCGTGGTGTTTCCTCACCTTGGATACAGTCTGTTCGCACTGGCGAATCAGAATCTACCGTTGCGGTCACCTCCTCTTCACCTCCACTTTCTCCTCCGGCGTCCTGTGAGCAAGTTGTTCACTCCTCTGATTGTTCGCCTCCTGATGAAGTGCTGACAGCCGGTAATGCGTCTTCCTTATCGCCAGAAGATGCTGCTATAGACACTCAGCTTGAGAGTGACACCAACAGCAATGGGGCTAAGAAGCCGGCTTGGAATAAACCCTCAAATGGTGCAGCTGATGTTAGTCCTGTTATGGATGCTGTCTCTTGGCCTGCTCTCTCTGACTCCACTAAGGCTTCACCTAAATTGCCTTCTTCTGATTCACTCAAATCTCTGTCGGACGGATCAGTTTCTGTAACACAGGTTATTCCCCCATTCCTTTTTATTGACAACGAGGTTATTCCCCCATTCCTTTTCTCTGTACTCTGCTGTAACTGATTAGTTTAGGATTTGAGGATTAATATAGCTGATGTTAACTACCTTAGGTTTAAGGTGCACTAATTGATGTTCTTTTTGCTCCATCTGCTGCTCGGTTCTCGTTGTTTTATTGcatattttgattatatatCTTCTGGTTGTGTGTACATGCTAGAGCAACCTGTGTATGAATTAATTGTCCACACTAGTTCCAGAAGCTCATTTATATGTTAATGCGTGGATCTTATAGGGCTCTGGGATGGCATCAGCTTCTCATAGGCAAGCTAATACTAATAATGTGAACCCTAACACTATGCCGAACCATGTTGTACCCAGCCGCCAAAGATCTATGAAGCGCGGTGGTGGTAATTCAAACCATAATGCATCAGCCAATGGTGGCTTTTCTCAGCAACAGACACAAGGTTTTGAGGTGGAAACAGTCCATAATAATTCTGTCAAGTCAGGTAACTCTGGTGCTGAGTCTTCTTCTAGGGATAATAACAATTATAGGAATGGTGGACAATGGGGAGGATTTGGATCTCAATCACATGGTGGAAATGATTACCAACATCAACGAAATGCAAATAGGAGAGGCAATGTTGGTCCACACCCCCGTGGAGATGGCATGTATCATAATGGTTATGGGGGTAGGCGTGATCAGGACCGTCGAAATCAGGATTGGAAACCCCAAAGAAGTTGGGGGAATAGGGATGCACACATGCAGCCACAGAGAGGTCCAGCTAGGCCATTTATGGGGGCCCCACCTCATACGTCTCCGCCTTTTATACCTACCCCCATGCCTGTACAGCCCTATCGACCTCCCATGGTTTACTCTGGTGAGATGTTTTACTCTTGAAATCTTTTCTCTGAGTTAGTAAACCCCATTTTGTCTCTCTACTGATACTTTAACCAATATGCAGAAGTTCcaccattattttattttccaggTCCGTTCCCTGATTCACTAAGAATGCCTATGCTTTCTCCTGTACCACCTGTCTTCGTTCATGTACCAGATACCCAGTTGCACACTAGAATAGTGAACCAGATAGATTATTATTTCAGGTAGATGCATCTTTGTTCTATTTGCTTGTAATTGCTCTTATTTGCTAActctttaattgtttttgtattcTGAACTCTTCTTGTCCAAATTTTGTTGCAGTAATGAGAATTTAATTAAGGACATATTCTTGCGAGAGCAGATGGATGATCAGGGATGGGTACCAGTTACGCTAATAGCAGGATTCAAGAAAGTGAGTTGTTTGGAGTGTTTTCTTGTCCCTTAGTTCTTGGCTTAtattttcgtgtgtattagtaGCTCAGTCTTTTGAAAATGCATCCCACGTATTAATTCATGTTATTGTTGGTAACTGTTAATAATGTTGGTGAGCCTGTTTAATGGCCTTGGCTCCTTTTTTATTGGTTAGAAAATCCCAATGATATCTTTTCCTTTAACATGGATAGAGAGAGGGGGATTGACGACCTGTGATGATGTTTTTGTATCTTATCCTTTAGACTTTCCTTTTCTATTTGTACATTTTTCTGGTGCAAATGGTGAGCCTTTTTGGTCTTCTGTAACAGCTTGTTCTCGAGCTTTTTAGGTTGTACTCAAGATTTGGTGTCGGCATAATagaattttagtaaaaataggaAATAGTTGAACATGAAATCAGTGGAAAAGAGCCAGGCCTCTGTCTCTATTTCTCTTATCACTGTTAACTTTTCTCTCTTAATAGTATTAcaagaggaaaaaagagtagAATTAGTGAGGACTATAAACTCCTTCCTTTGGGAGGAAAATTCCTGCATTGTCCGAACTAGTTGTGGTGGAACACTTGCAGAGTTGCATGATGTTGCCCTCTTTCTTCGGCAGGTCCATGATATGACAGGTAGTTGTAAGCAATTGAATGGATTGGATCATTCTATGGTATAACTTATGTTATGTGGTGCTTTATCCAGATGCTTTTTTCAAAGTATTAATGTTCAGTGTATTAATTTGTAGTTGAGGTCACTAAACTGAATAGCTTATTTATCATCAGCAGAA
This window of the Solanum pennellii chromosome 2, SPENNV200 genome carries:
- the LOC107011410 gene encoding la-related protein 1C-like isoform X2, translating into MMATPTTNPAPVHHSHTGTGTGTGAGGPNSPQQSRRSSAARGVSSPWIQSVRTGESESTVAVTSSSPPLSPPASCEQVVHSSDCSPPDEVLTAGNASSLSPEDAAIDTQLESDTNSNGAKKPAWNKPSNGAADVSPVMDAVSWPALSDSTKASPKLPSSDSLKSLSDGSVSVTQGSGMASASHRQANTNNVNPNTMPNHVVPSRQRSMKRGGGNSNHNASANGGFSQQQTQGFEVETVHNNSVKSGNSGAESSSRDNNNYRNGGQWGGFGSQSHGGNDYQHQRNANRRGNVGPHPRGDGMYHNGYGGRRDQDRRNQDWKPQRSWGNRDAHMQPQRGPARPFMGAPPHTSPPFIPTPMPVQPYRPPMVYSGPFPDSLRMPMLSPVPPVFVHVPDTQLHTRIVNQIDYYFSNENLIKDIFLREQMDDQGWVPVTLIAGFKKVMELTDNIQLILNVVRSSTVVEVQGEKLRRRNDWSHWLIPASVHNSTMSSPQSPQMSSPDLLAENLQRVVFDYKTTGHGNTEAHLSRSSSTELSSPFLQFGNEMVEQADAQHSQPMPLGNPS
- the LOC107011410 gene encoding la-related protein 1C-like isoform X1, with the protein product MMATPTTNPAPVHHSHTGTGTGTGAGGPNSPQQSRRSSAARGVSSPWIQSVRTGESESTVAVTSSSPPLSPPASCEQVVHSSDCSPPDEVLTAGNASSLSPEDAAIDTQLESDTNSNGAKKPAWNKPSNGAADVSPVMDAVSWPALSDSTKASPKLPSSDSLKSLSDGSVSVTQGSGMASASHRQANTNNVNPNTMPNHVVPSRQRSMKRGGGNSNHNASANGGFSQQQTQGFEVETVHNNSVKSGNSGAESSSRDNNNYRNGGQWGGFGSQSHGGNDYQHQRNANRRGNVGPHPRGDGMYHNGYGGRRDQDRRNQDWKPQRSWGNRDAHMQPQRGPARPFMGAPPHTSPPFIPTPMPVQPYRPPMVYSEVPPLFYFPGPFPDSLRMPMLSPVPPVFVHVPDTQLHTRIVNQIDYYFSNENLIKDIFLREQMDDQGWVPVTLIAGFKKVMELTDNIQLILNVVRSSTVVEVQGEKLRRRNDWSHWLIPASVHNSTMSSPQSPQMSSPDLLAENLQRVVFDYKTTGHGNTEAHLSRSSSTELSSPFLQFGNEMVEQADAQHSQPMPLGNPS